The following is a genomic window from Platichthys flesus chromosome 13, fPlaFle2.1, whole genome shotgun sequence.
CTCCACATGTCCATCGAAAGTTATATACGTTACATTGACTTCATCATCCATCAGGCTTCTGAAAAACAGAGTGAATCAGTAACAGGTGCAGATCATACAACAGCCGTTCATAAAGATCCTGTAACAAGTCTCCTTGAGAGGAGTTCAGGAGCCTGTGGCCTGTAGGAGATTCACTCACAGACTCCAGAGGCACAGACAGTGGAGGGCTGCACGCTGGCTTTTTATCAGACTGCTTCACCCTCCATGAATCTCATTAAACTCTCCAACAACATGTCAACAACTTCAGAAAACTCCAGGGTCCTGGACCCAGAGGTTTTGTTCCTGATGACCTCCTCTTGTTAGTTTCTACACATTGTTTTCTaatgtttcaaatcaaatcaaaatcaaaggTTATGTTCACATGCACCAAATAGCTTAGTGTCATCAGAGCAGTAGTTTTCTCATGACCTGACGGGAAGtacaacataaaaataaataacatataacatttaACCAAATAACATGAAACATAGAACATAGTACAacaatttcaatttaaatgaaggctagcagcagtttacagggtgatgGAGTGAgggaaataaaattaaataatgtgCATAAATGTGTAGTAAGTTAGTGTAATTGTATGAATGGGGGAgaagaatgtacatggtgatgGCGACTGTTCAGTGGGTCAGTGTTGGTTGTTCAGAAGCCTTACAGCCTGGgggaagaagctgtttgtgagtctggtagTCTGTGCCCGGATGCTCCGGaaacgtctgccagacggcagcagggtgagaagtccacagcctgggtggctgtggtccttgatgatcttcTGTGCTTTTATCAGGCACTTTGTGTTGTAGATgccttgcacggaagggagatggcagccgatgatTCGCAccgctgtcttcaccaccctctgcagggccttgcGATCAGCAGCAGTAACTGTATATAacgatgattagtgactgtatatgtATATGGTGGGGGTGCACTCATCCCCACCATTATGAAGTGCCTCGAGAGGATGGTCCTGGCTCACCTCAAAACCCGTTTACCACCCACACTGGACCCCTTCCAATTCGCCTACAGCCAGAACAGGAGTACGGAGGATGCCATCTCCACGGCACTTCACTCCGCACTTTCTCACCTGGACAATAACAACTCCTATGTAAGAATGCTGTACAtagacttcagttcagcttttaaCACCATCATCCCCTCCAAACTGATCACGAAACTCGACGATTTAGGCATCAACCcttccctctgcaactggatactggacttcctatccaacagaccccagtctgtaaggttagagaaccacacctcctcaaccctgaTCCTGAACACTGGCGTGCCACAAGGCTGTGTGctaagtcctctcctctactcactattcacgtatgactgcattcctgtacatgtaaccaatacttttgtcaagtttgcagacgatactacagtgattggcctcatcagcaacaacgatgagtcggcatacagagaagaggtccagcgCCTGGCGGCGTGGTGCACtgacaacaacctggctctcaacaccaagaagatCAAAGAGcatcgtggacttcaggaagaaaggcggcacacacacccccatccatATCCACGGGACGGAGGTCGAGCATGtaccagcttcaagttcctgggtgtccacatctctgaggacctctcttggaccctcaacacctcaaccctggtcaagaaagctcaccagcgtctcttcttcctgaggagactgaggatggctcatctgtctcctcagattcttgtgaatttctaccgctgcaccatcgagagcatcctcatcaactgcatctcagtgtggtatggcagctgctctgttgcggaccggaagtcactgcagagggtggttaaaactgcccaacgcatcaccagttcctcactGCCCACAATTGCAGCTGTCCAGATCAAGAGACGTCTGCGGATTGCGCACAGCATCGTGaaggacagctctcaccccagccacagactgtttgccctcctcccctctgggaggcgctacagggtcctccgttccaggactagcaggttcaggaacagcttcatccctgcagctgtcaccctgctgagcTCTGCACcgcagtgacagcagcagcccccccggccacacaccctcctccaaccactgcacatttgaacacttgcactacactgttacttttttttactactgtattgtcctgcctatagtatattcatatttatatatttttatatttttatcttgcttaaagttattttttcatacaatacctgttaatactgtactatttcctttattactgctcatagttcttatatcatacaatacctgtcaatactgtattattccatatatatttgctactgtgcatatcttatttattaacatttcaaatacgcacaatactctgcactttaatttcgttgtataagtacttatACTGTGcagtgacaataaagttgaatctaatctaatctaatctaaagaTGAAATTTAATAATTACATTGTACATCTCATGCTAAGGTGACGGtacctctcctggaaccgtcaccttatcgtggtggagaggtttgcgtgtccctgtgaacctgagggctgtgttgtctggagccttgtgctcctggtagggtctctcatggcagagtggtctcaggtgaggggccagactaagaatggttcaaaaagcctcaatgaatatcgaaaaaagaggagatgggacccggcccggaggaagcccgggcccccgtctggagctaggcccagacggagggctcgatggcgagcgcctggtggccgggtttgccacggagcccggtcgggcatagcccgaacaaactacgtggcaccccccctctcttcatctcatgggcccaccacctgtgggaagacccgttggggtcgggtgcgcagccacatgggtggcagcgaaggtaaggggtctcgacggaccagacccgggcggcagaagctggctctggggacgtggaacgtcacctcgctgtggggaaaggaaccggagcttgtgagggaggtggagcgctatcagttagatctggtggggcttacctccacgcacagtctcagctctggtaccgtactcctggataagggttggactctattcttctccggagttgccaagggcgtgaggcgccgggcgggtgtggggatactcataaatccccggctgagcgccgcggtgttggagtttaccccggtagacgagagggtcgcctccctgcgcctaagggttgtaggggggaaaactctgactgttgtttgtgcgtatgcaccaaacagcagctcagagtactctgccttcttggagaccctgaatggagtcctgtatggggctccagtaggggaatccgtagttctgctgggtgacttcaacgcccacgtgggcaacgatggagacacctggagaggcgtggtggggaggaacggcctgcctgatctgaacccgagcggtcgtttgatattggacttctgtgctagtcattcggtggtctgaggatctcgtcactgctttttgcagatgacgtggtcctcattggatcatcggcctgtgaccttcggcctgtgaccttcactcactggatcggctggcgccttccttgggaggtgtttcaggcacgtccagttgggaggagacctcggggaagacccaggactaggtggagagattatatctcaacactggcctgggaacgcctcgggatccccctgtcagagttggtcatggtggcccgggaaagggaagtctggggccccctgcttgagctgctccccccgcgacccgaccccggataagcggacgaaaatgagatgagatctcatgcttttattgtgaaggtagAGTAATGTTCCTGTGTTTCCTGGTCTTTCAATGTTTGACTTGACGACTCGTGTTGACACGGGAAGTTCCTTCCGTCCTGCGTGTTAGTGTGTAGGTTTAGGTGTGGGACAGACTAAAGAGACTCCGCAGCCCTCCAGCCCCAGACCTGGATGCAGGAAGCCGTTTGGCTCTGGGTGGATCCCGGAGCCTGAAAAAATTGTCTGGTATGGGGGGCAGATGCAGAAAACCCTCACCTCTACAGCTTGGTCAGAGGAACCAGCCAGCAGCCTCATTTACTGACCAGTACCTGGGGGGCTGTTGGGCTCATGGGGGACCCGGCAGCATCCAAAAGGCTTCTGGTGTGGATGGTGGACGTTGAAGAGGGGGAATCCACAGCAAAAGCCTCTCTCTTCAGCAGTCTGCTCAGAGGCACCAGCCACCTCCAGTCCTGACTGGGTCGCAGTCTCCAGTCCCTGTCCTGCGCCGGAAGTTCCCGGCAGACGCCACTCTGGTTCCGGCGTCGGAGGTCCTTGCGGTGCCTGCTCCAGTCCCCGCTCCAGTCCCTGTCCCGTGCCGGAGGGTCCCGGCAGACGCCACTCTGTTTCCGGCGTCGGaggtcctcgcggtgccagctccagccCCTGCTCCAGCCCCTGCTCCAGTCTCTGGTCAAATCCCTGCCCCGCACCGGAGGCTCCtggctgacgtcccctgtgttccgGCGTCGGAGGTCTTCGGGGTGCCAACTCCAGTCCCTGTTCCTGTCCCGGCTCCAGTCCCTGTTCCACGCCGGAGGGTCCCGGCAGACTCCACTCCGGTTCCgacgtcggagatcctcgcggtgccagctcctgTTCCTGTCCAACATCCGGGGCTGAGGTCGGAGGTCTTGCCCTCTGCCCCTGACCGGTCTTCGGGCCACCCGCCTGAAGGGCTCCCGTGCTTGGCTCCTGACCGCCTACCCAACCCTCAGAACTCTGCCTCTGAGTCCCCGGGTATGTCCCGGAGTCCCTCCTCCCTTCCGTCGCAGTTCATGTTTTGGGCCGTCTAGGATCCAgcccttgagggggggggggggggggggggggtgctgtcaTGTTCTctcagtttagtttgtttaattcaacctctgtgttttctgtttcctgttttattttgtagtctctgttcctttagggttgtttctgtcttcacttcctgtcttggtgattgtctttctGACTCCACATGTGTTGCACCTTTGGACAAtgacccctgccttccctgtgtgtatttaagcctctgtccttccccttGTCTTCGGTCTGATTGTCTGtttgcttcctgtttttctccGGTGTTTGTTGTGCTTTTGCTCATTCTTGTTCCTCTGATCATTGTGGTGGATCATGTTCCATGTTGCTGTTCTGTTCTGCGTTCCTGCCCTGCTCTCCTGAGCCTcgtgtaagcttccttgtgctgttgtttatattaaataccctttttgttaaatatctccgCTCCTGGGTCCTTCTACTTCACACAACCCTGATAGTAGGTGTCtgtatgtgcgtgtttgtttaaCAGTTTAATTGTTATGTCctcttattcttttattttgatctttATATGAAGCTTCTGTATAATAAACATTCCTTGTTTtctagtctcagctgtcaatcataaagTCTCAGCcagtttatatattataaataccTGAAGCAGTTTCCAGAGGGTCGTTTTCTTTTGAGGCTTCGTACATGCGACCTCAGGCCTGTTCCAACACATCGCAGTTAAATCCTAACAGATCTCAACGTAGTGGTTCTGGAGGTAAAACACACTTTCCAAGGTATTCCAAAACAACCGTAATATTTTAACCAGCCGAGGCAGAATCACCACAAGCTACAACAACGTGAAAGAACCCTTTATTCTCCTGTATAAACCACAAGTCTCTACAACAGCtactgtatttatgttttaatgaaaaacagGTTTTATTCAAGATGTCTAGAAGAGGATCGACACTATGGAAGTGTTTTCACAACCTTTAAAATCAAGTCGGCTCATGTGgatgaggaaaagaaacaagGTTCATTTCAAGAGGAAGCAGGAACTCATTGGATCATCCCCAGTAGATTATGGGACGTGTAGTTCCTTCACTCTTAAAGATAATTCTAATTGAATGGTTAAGGATTCATCTTGTAGCTGGTCTACCTGGTTCTGGGATTAAAAATCTTTATGAGGGTTTTCTGAAATGTCAACGCAGAAAGTGATAAGAAACGTACTTGTTGAACTGGAGACGTTGTAGAAGTTCACTGTTACGCTTGTTGTCAAATATATCAGCGTCCAGCTCTGAACACTATGAATCCTTCATCAGTCACGTGCACTGAGAGCAGGCTGAGGGCTTTTCATCTTATTTGGCCATGAGCTAAATCTCTGCTACAATGAAGTGTGCACCAAAGAATGTGTGggttcaaatttgattgattgcttCGACCCTTCTGACCACCTCGAGCACATCTACTATCAGAATTACTTCACTGAATTTTATACACAAGCATTTGATGTGAAACGACTTCCTCAGGGTCAGTTATAAAACATTATGTTGGATTATGTCGACTCTTTCCCTCTGGacgacagagtgtgtgtgtaatgtccCATGAGGCTGTGACCACTGGCAGATAATTAGGTGTTTACAGAGCGGCTGTAATCAGCTCCCCCGACTCTCAGGGACGACTTCTGGTCACGTCTTACTACACATCATCACAGCATCTTGTTCATTGGAAACTGCTTGTTTCATAGTTActtcatggacacacacacgttatggGTCACTTTGAGGGATGTTTCCCTGACCAACTTACTGATAAATCAGTAAATTAGAGTAAACTCAGCTTTGTTCACTACTCTGTGGTCTGGAATGTGTCCCTAATGgcaactagggttgcaaaattacgggaatattcaaagcagaaaactttccatgggaattaacaggaaattgtgtgggtttttatactaactgtatttaccttgtcatatacagacataaatataaacatttgttttgtcataggctgatttgaggcctgaggaaactttgggctcTTATATGCTTCtacatctttgtgtcattcttaacataggtcagcaggcctcaatagccctgctgtagtgagcaggatgctgggaatcaTCTGCAcaagtgatggagaaatgcacagagCAGGGTGGAAATTCAACATGCAGCATGTGCTaaattccatacatctttaaaatagatttgaatgatgtttttaatgcTTAGCGTTTAATTTgcaaaattccccaaattcccaAGCTGAATATTCCTATGGAAAGTTTcaggaaagtttccggaaatttaccgaaacacacgcacacacaaacacacacaaacaaacacacgcacacacacacacacacacacacacacacacacacacgtacacacactttACCACCATGTCACGTTCATACAGCTTATAAAAGAGTTTTCATAGATCACACTTTGTCCAGAGCACTTTAATGACACATTGCTTCATAATAAAAGGTCACCAGcaaaagaaggaataaagatctTTGAATTGCAGTCGTATTCTACTTCATTTAAAGATGTTAGTATTTGAAACACTGACTTTCAACACCGTACAGTTAACAACTTCTGAAATATTGATCCTCATTTTGTGACCTTTAGGAACTGAAGCGATACAAATACAGTGACACTAATATGACTCCCTGTAAAGATGCTGTTGGATGGTGTTAAGGAAGCTGGTACATCTCATCATCACTGCAGGTAAAAGACCTGACATCAGATCACAGTGAGGATATTTTAATGGGATTCGACCTGGACCAACAAatgtttgaggtgtttggagatttctttcattttcagtccGTATATTAATGGATTAAGAAGAGGATGATACACCATTATTTGTAATGTCAATAACAAACGGGCAAGTTTTGGTATATCTGATTCCAAACGAACTACAATGACGTCATACGCAACAAAACCGGAAAGGTTGATAAGAACCAGCAGGTGAGGTAAACAGGTCTGTAGAGCTTTTGTCCTCATTGTTTTAAACCCTCTGTTAGTGACGATGAGTATCCTGATGTATGTAAAAAGTATGAAGAGCATCGGGAGAAGAACATTATTCAGCAACAGAAACACTCCATAAATGGACAGAGCCACTGAGGGCACACATTGAAGTGTGAAAATGGACGTGTTGCAGAAGAGGCCTTTCAGTCTAAAGTGACAGATCTTTACATTAATATACAATACAACTGAAATTCCAAGTTCACAAGCAGGAACAAACCAAGCTGTGAAGAGAAAGACTTTTACAGTTGTCTTCCCCATGATGGTTGGATATTGCAGAGGTTTACATATAGACACATATCTGTCATAAGCCATGGCCGACAACAATAGAAACTCTGAACCGGTCATAGTGTAATACACAGCAGATTGAAAGAGACAAGGTGGGAAAGTCGTGATCTGTTCTTCAGATAAGAAGTCGATCAAAAGCTTGGGGTAGATTGTTGTGCTGTAAAGTATAGAGTTGATTAACAAAGCTGCAATGAAGATGTACATCGGCTCATGGAGGTTTTCATGAATCACAATAAGATACACAATTGTGGAATTCCAACagattattataatatataatgcaAACATGACCACAAAATACACATATCTGTATTTCTGCAACTCCACATGTCCATCGAAAGTTATAAACGTTACATTGACTTCATCATCCATCAGGCTTCTGAAAAACAGAGTGAATCAGTAACAGGTGCAGATCATACAACAGCCGTTCATAAAGATCCTGTAACAAGTCTCCCTGAGAGGAGTTCAGGAGCCTGTGGCCTGTAGGAGATTCACTCACAGACTCCAGAGGCACAGACAGTGGAGGGCTGCACGCTGGCTTTTTATCAGACTGCTTCACCCTCCATGAATCTCATTAAACTCTCCAACAACATGTCAACAACTTCAGAAAACTCCAGGGTCCTGGACCCAGAGGTTTTGTTCCTGATGACCTCCTCTTGTTAGTTTCTACACATTGTTTTCTAGtgtttcaaataaaatcaaaatcaaagatTATGGTCACATGCACCAAATAGCTTAGTGTCATCAGAGCAGTAGTTTTCTTATGACCTGACGGGAAGtacaacataaaaataaatatcatataatatataacatagtacaaaaatttcattttaaatgaaggctagcagcagtttacagggggATGGAGTGAggaatataaaattaaataatgtgCATATATGTGTAGTAAGTTAGTGTAATTGTATGAATGGGGGAgaagaatgtacatggtgatgGCGACTGTTCAGTGGGTCAGTGTTGGTTGTTCAGAAGCCTTACAGCCTGGgggaagaagctgtttgtgagtctggtagtctgtgctcggatgctccggaaacgtctgccagacggcagcagtgtGAGTAGTCCACAGCCTGGgtggctgtggtccttgatgatcttcttcttgttcttcttgatggaagggagatggcagccgatgatgcgctccgctgtcttcaccaccctctgcagggccttgcgatcagcagcagtgactgtatttaaagatgatcagtgactgtatataaagatgaaattTAATAATGACATTGTACATctaatgcttttattgtgaaggtagAGTTATGTTCCTGTGTTTCATGGTCTTTCAATGTTTGACTTGACGACTCGTGTTGCCATGGGAAGTTCCTCCGTCCTGCGTGTTAGTGTCGGCTATGGGGGGCAGATGCAGAAAACCCTCACCTCTACAGCTTGGTCAGAGGAACCAGCCACAAGCCTCATTCGCTGACCGGTACCTGGGGGGCTGTTGGGCTCATGGGGGACCCGGCAGCATCCAAAAGaattctggtctggatggtggacgTTGAAGAGGGGGAATCCACAGCAAAAGCTTCTCTCTTCAGCAGTCTGCTCAGAGGCACCAGCCACATCCAGTCTCGACTGGGTCGCAGTCTCCAGTCCCTGActgttctgtcagtttagtttgtttatttcagcctctatgttttctgtttcctgttttattttgtggtctctgttccttgtgggttgtttct
Proteins encoded in this region:
- the LOC133967430 gene encoding olfactory receptor 13C9-like, with product MDDEVNVTFITFDGHVELQKYRYVYFVVMFALYIIIICWNSTIVYLIVIHENLHEPMYIFIAALLINSILYSTTIYPKLLIDFLSEEQITTFPPCLFQSAVYYTMTGSEFLLLSAMAYDRYVSICKPLQYPTIMGKTTVKVFLFTAWFVPACELGISVVLYINVKICHFRLKGLFCNTSIFTLQCVPSVALSIYGVFLLLNNVLLPMLFILFTYIRILIVTNRGFKTMRTKALQTCLPHLLVLINLSGFVAYDVIVVRLESDIPKLARLLLTLQIMVYHPLLNPLIYGLKMKEISKHLKHLLVQVESH